TCGGACAGCGCTAATTTGTCGGCTCTTGAGAATCATGTCATGAACCTCAAAATGTTGGCGGCACTGGATAGAGAGGCTTTACCAAAACCGGGCAAACGTCCTCCCAAGCCAATAGTCCATGGGGCTTCACTCTTTGACGAGTAATTAACTCAGACCACTTATGGTGAGATCAAAGACCTCTTAGATTTAATCTAATCTGACGCTTGGAGATTGAAATATGGATCAACAAACAGAAACAAAAAAAGACCTCGTTACTTATCATAGAGAAGGGGTCCTTGGTTTTATTACTCTTAACCGGCCCGAAAAACGCAACGCGATGAATTTGAGTCTTTGGGAATCGCTTGCTACGGCAATAGCTAAGGCTGAAGCTGACCTGGAGGTTAGGGTCATATTGGTTAAGGGTCAAGGAAAGTCTTTTTGCGCTGGGCTTGACCTGAGTCCGGAAAATGATCTGATTCCAATGATAACAGGCAACCCATCGGCACAGCAGAAAGTGACTTTCTACAAGGTAGTAAGAAGAATCCAGGACTATCACACAAGATTGGAGCGACTGTCCCAACCAACGATTGCCTGTCTTCACGGGCACTGCCTCGGAGCTGGTCTGGAACTTGCCCTATGTTGCGACTTCAGGGTCTGCTCGTCTGAAACGATTTTTGGCCTACCTGAAGCTACCCTGGCTATAATAACAGACGTGGGGGGCCTGCAGCGATTGCCCAAAGTAGTCGGCCAGGGTCATGCCAGAGAAATAGCCTTTCGTGGAAACAGGTTTGACTCTCAGCACGCTCGTGATATCAACCTTGTTAATCATGTCTATCAGGACCAGACGATCATGGAGGCCGAGGCCATGAAAATCGCTGAAGAGATTGCAAGCAACCCTCCCTTGGCGGTTCAGGGCGCAAAAGATGTTTTTCTGTATAACCAGCACGTCCCAATTGACCAGGCGCTTGATTTCAACGCTGCTCGATCATCAATGATAATGCCTTCTGAAGATATCTTTGAGGCTTTCGCCGCATATATGCAGAAGAGAAAAGGAACTTTCAAAGGGGCTTGATCCGGCGCAAAGACCCCAATCTATTAGCCATTAAATCAAACATTTCCATTTCGAGGAGGAAAGATTGATAACCAAACTTTTTGAGCCGATTAAAATTGGACCGGTTGAACTCAAAAATCGAGTCGTAATGACCGCTATGCACCTAAATTATACCCCTAATGGCCTCGTGAGTGATCAGTTCATAAATTTTTACTCAGCAAGAGCGAGAGGTGGCACAGGGCTGATAATAGTGGGTGGAGCTGAGATTAACGATCAGGCGGCCGGAATTGATCTCATGCTTGGAATCAAGGATGATTCATTTGTGCCTGGATTGAAACGTTTTACAGACAAGATTCATGAAGACGGAGCAAAGGTAGCTGTTCAACTGTATATGGCCGGAGCCTACTCATTCTGTAGCCTTAAAGGATTGCCTCTGCTGGCCCCATCTGAATATACGAGCTATTTCACGCGTCAGAAAACCAAGGCCATGACTATTGAGGATATTCGCAGAGTTCAGGACGATTTCGTTAAAGCCGCGAAAAGGGCCGAAAAGGCCGGATTTGACGCCGTTGAGGTCCTTGCGTCAGCCGGATATTTAATCTGTCAGTTTCTGTCTCCAAAGACAAACAAGCGCGAAGATGAATACGGGGGACCACTAGAGAATAGAATGCGGTTCGGTTTGGAAACCATTTCCGCTGTCCGCGACGCCGTGGGAAAGCATACCGCCCTGATAGTCAGAGTCGCAGGCAATGACTTTGTTCCAGGCAGCCACACCAACAAAGAATCCAGAATATTTGCAGCGGAGGCTGAAAAGGCAGGGGCCGACTGCATAAATGTAACCGGTGGATGGCATGAGAGCCGGGTACCCCAGATCACCATGGATCTGCCACAAGCGGGCTTTGTATATCTGGCGGCCGGAATTAAAGAGACAGTTACTGTGCCGGTGGTCGGCTGCAACCGCATCAATGATCCTTTTGTAGCCGAAGAAGTTTTGAAGGAAGGTGTGGCTGATCTTGTGGGCGTAGCCCGCGGTTTGATTGCGGACCCTGAATTTGTGAATAAAACCAGACAGGGGAAAACCGCTGAGATCAGACGCTGTATCGCCTGCAATCAAAGATGTTTTGATCATGTGTTCCTACTCCAGCCGGTCGGCTGCCTGGTAAATCCTCGAGCAGGTAAAGAAGCTTCCACTGAATATGGACCGGCGGCCGCCAAGAAAAAAATATTGGTAGCCGGAGCTGGTCCCGCTGGTTGTGAGTTTGCCGTAACCGCTGCTGAAAGAGGACATAACGTAATATTGCTTGATAAAGAACCGGAAATAGGCGGCCAGGTCAGATGGGCGGCTGAACCAACAGGAAAACACGATTTCCATTATCTTTTTGATTATTATACGGCGCTTCTCCCGAAATATGGTGTGGACGTACGGCTGAACACCGAGGTCACACCTGAACTGGTTTTAAAAGAAAAACCGGACATCGTGGTGGTTGCCACAGGAGCTGTCCCCTTCAAACCACCGATCGAGGCTGTTCAAGCGCCAAATGTTTATCAGGCTTGGGATGCGCTTAGTGGTAATTGTCAAACAGGCAAGGATGTGACGATTGTCGGTGGTGGTTCGGTGGGTTTGGAGACTGCTATCTACCTTGCCACAAAAGGCACAATATCGCCGGAACAATTATATTTTCTAACGCTACACAACGCAGAGACCACTGAGACCCTTAGAGAACTGATGGTGAAGGGGATTAAGAACGTCACGGTTATAGAGATGGCCCGTAAGATGGGCCAGGATGTCGGCGCTTCTACTCGGTGGGTACTAATGAAAGAGCTTGAGATGAGAGGCATCAGGCTAATCACCCAGGCGAAGATGAAGGATATTGGAGAAAATTTTGTAGTTTACACGGACGCTGACGGAAACGATGTGACCATAAAGAGCGATTCCGTTGTCCTGGCCATGGGTTCCAGACCCGAAAACTCCCTGGCTAAGACCTTGGAAGAAGCTGGCTTCAACGTGAAGATAATTGGGGACGCGAAAAGATGTGGCAAGATTGGTAACGCTTTGGATGATGGGTTCGCGTTGGCGTGTGAAATTTAGACTGACTTTTTGCGTTTAAAAAGATTTTTTTCCGAATTCCAACCAGGCATGGCATTGAGAGTATATCACTCTAGCTGGTTGGTTTTGAGGATACAAGGAAATGGACTACTATTTCGGGAGGACAATTAAACCGGATCGGGAGGCCCGAGCTACCTGTTCCCGATGATGTGTAACCCTGCATGCCACGATGGATCCAGTTCCCTCGACAATATTTTCTCTGACAGTTTGTGTTCAGCCACAAAGGAACGCCCCCGGGAAGGCATAACTGTCCACCGTGGGTGTGACCGCATAGCACGAAGTCAGCGCCATACTTATGAGCGTCATCGAGCGTTTCCGGTGAATGAATCATCAAAATTTTTGTGGCGTCATCCGGCACATCGCCGAATCCTCTTTCATAGTTATGCGTTCCATAAAAATGAGCGTCATCCAACCCAACTATATGGAGTTGAACCCCATCTTTTTCGAGGACCGTTGATTCGTTCAGAAGCATTCGAATTCCATGCGCCTCAAGTTTGGGAACAAACTCGAGGAAATCATGGTTTCCCAATATTCCGTAGCATCCATACTTGCAGCTCAAATCCCTGGTAAGCGCTTTTATCTCTTTAAAGACAGGATAGTAGTTGCCGTGGGTTTGAAATCTAAAGTCTCCGGTAAGCAATGCAACATCGCAATTCAACGCAGAACAGAGTCTGCCCACATGAGAGCCCATCCCTTCAAACACATCGAGATGAAGGTCTGAAAGGTGCAGTATTTTAAACCCATTAAAGGCATTGGGAAAACCAGGCAATTCAACACGGTTGATAACAATCTTGTGGGCTTTTATATTTGAAAACCCTCTATCCCAAGCCCGGAAAAGCTTAACAAGCCAACCAAAAGCGTCAAAAGCCCAATCGAGGTTCTCAAAATGGAAACCTCCCAGACCAGGTCCAAGGACATTTGCAGAATGTTCGACTTGTATCTGAAGTCTATTGGAAACGTAGTCTTTCCCGCAGCGGTCGATTAGATGTTGAAGATCACGCTCTTCCATCTACATTTCCTGTAATTTATCCGTCCGACTGTGCACAGGAAGCTTTCTCCAGGCGTGTCCCGCACATAAATCGGGTCGGGTCATACGAGCGTATTTTGATCCGTTCATGGTTCAACGTCAATTAGATTTGTGGATTTCGATTGAGTTATGGGCGTGTCTAAAAATTGATTGATTTCTCGGCCCATTGTCTTCGCTGCCTGTTCAGTCTGTGCTATAGGGAAAGTATATCAAGCTGAGAGAACAAACAAAATGCCAATTCGCCTTCAACCTAAAGAAAGCGCTTTGGAAAGATACCGACCTTTACACCGGGAGTCGCGCTATTGATGTCCACATTCAACATCTAAGAGCCAAGATAGAAGATAATCCATCGGATCCAGAGCTTATAGTCACCGTCCAGGGTGTCGGCTATATGCTCGAATCTAATTGAGAAGTTACTCTTGAGGGAACAGCCTCCCGAGAGACCACATAAGAAAATGCCAAATCCATTTTTTCAGGAAATGACAAGACTTGGAATCCATATTCAAAGCGCTGGATTCGAAGACTATCTCAGGGACGAATCCAGGTTTACCGGCCACGCTGACGCCTTGATCAGAGCGTCAAACATTTCTGACGTAGCTCTAGTCATGAAGGCATGTAACGACACAGGGACTCCTGTCACGGTCGTTTCAGGAAAAACCTCTCTTACTGGGGCTCCGGTCCCTCTTGGCGGCGTAATACTAGACGTAAAAAAACTAAACTGGATGAGCCGGGACGAGCCGAACAAGGTTGGACCAGGGGCTGTGTTGAAAGAATACAAGGAATTCGTCGATTCGTTGGGTTTATTCTACCCCCCTGATCCTACATCCGAAAGCACGTGCACCATAGGTGGGAACGTAGCCTGTAACGCTTCCGGAGCATTGAGTTATCTCTATGGACCAACTCGTGATTATGTTCAGGGCCTAAAGATTGTCTTACCTACCGGCGCCATTCTGAATCTCGATCGCGAACGAGTTTTCGCCAAAAATGGGATGTTTAGAATCCCAAAGGATCTAATGGATCCAAGTCCTAATGACGACCTGGTAGTTCCGGCTCCATCATGGAAAGCTTCACCGTGGAAGGTTTTAAAAAATTCAGCCGGGTTTTATTCAGCGGACAGCATGGATCTCGTAGATTTGTTCATCGGATCTGAAGGAATACTCGGAGTCTTTGCGCAAATAACTACCAAACTGCTCAAGAGGAGAAGTCCTTTTTTCTCTTTGATCATTTATCTGCCTGATGAGGAAACAGCCGTCCGTTTTGTCCATGTCTTGAATTTGCTGAGGGTTTTAAATTCACCTTTTCCCGAGGATAGCCTCAGCGAATGCAAAAGCCAACAAATTACTCACGAACATTGGTTTAAGGAACTGGATTGTTCAAGATTCCGTTTGATACTACCGTCCTGCATGGAATGGTTCGGGAATTCGACTGCAGAGCTATTGCCGGAAGACCACAAGAAATACCTGAAAAATTCTTATGGAGCGATCTTTGTTGAACAGGAATACGAGAATGAGGAGGAGATGGGCGAGAGCGCATCCCAGTGGGTTGAACTCATAGATTATTTCAATCAATTGCTCGGTAATGGGATAAAAAAGATTCAAACCCAGGTGGCGATTGATGTTAGGGGATCCAGAGCCTTCAGGCTGTTGCGCCAATCTATTCCAGAAAAGTTAAATGAGCTTATACATCCAGGTTTTGTAAAGATAGGGTCTGACTTCTCCGTGCCATCAGAAAGCCTCAAGCAGCTTCTGGACGTGTATGACGAGAAGCTTCCACACTGTATTTCGTATGTCTTTGGCCACATCGGGAACAGTCACCTACACGCCAACATCTTGCCGCAAACAGATGAGGATGAGAAAACAGCGCAGCGGACAATGGATGAAATTGCCGGGGAAGTCGTTTCAATGGGCGGAAGCATAGCGGGCGAGCACGGGATCGGGAAAATCAAGAGTAAATACCTCGAAATGGCGTTAGGCGAGGAAGCGGTCAGGCAGATGAAAAGAATAAAGAGATCTCTTGACCCGCGCAACATACTGAATTGTCATACACTTCTGAGCGATTTGAATTCGTGATCCAGGGGTATGGTCGACTCGTCGAACCATAGTTGTTTGGCAAATGCCCCACTGTTGAGACCGGTATGGTTGGTCGGATTTTTGTAACGACAATTGTAAAAATTTTGCCCACAAAAAAGTAGCCCGTTTTATAAACGGGCCAAAGGAAGGATTAGGTTTGGTTTGTCGCTGGACAGGAATCAATCATTTTATTGATATGTTGTCAAGCTTTTTTAATATTTAATTTAATAAAAAGTAGATCATCTCACAGGCCTTTTTTAGAACATATTGTTTTAGTTAATATTATTTATATAGCATCCAATGGCGTCAGATCTGTTTATTCTCCGCGGTCATGTGAAGGGCGCGCAAGGATCGCGTTGAGGGAAGAGTCTGACTCTTCCCATTCAGCGATCAATAAAATGTTGGTTTTCAGAATACCGAAGGTTATTTGGATGTAGCCCGTTCACAAGCCGATGAACAAAATGGGGCTTCTTCAGGATCAGATACATCACAGACAGGGCACGAACAGACTTCCGGACTATCTGTAGGTTTGCTGAATTGATTTCCCTTTTGTTTAGCCATGTAGTCCTCAATTGCCCTGTGAAGCGCGTCCGCTCCCAGGTTGGAACAATGGTGTTTCTTTTTGGGCAATCCTTCCAGCGCGTCAATTACCGACGCGTTTGTTATCTGCATTGCCTCATCAAGGGTCTTGCCTTTGGCTAATTCACTCACCATGCTGGAAACAGCTATTGCCGCTCCGCAACCGAAAGTCTTGAATTTTACATCTTCCAGGACGTTGTTATTAACTTTGATATAAAACTCCATGATGTCCCCACATGCGGGATTACCTACACTGCCTACACCGTCCGCGTTCGGAATCTCTCCAACGTTCCTGGGGTTTGTAAAATGGTCCATAACTACTTCATTGTACATTTTGACACTCCTGAGTTCTTTTACCGAGCGGCTGTTCAACTAGCAGCCTTGATCCTGCCTGTTTTCTTATATAATGGCGACATATCTCTTAATCTCTGAACAATCGGGGGAAGAATTCGAACTACGTCATCCACGTCTTCATTAGTGTTGTCTGCGCCAAGAGTAAAAAGAAGAGAGCCTTGAGCGGTACCTGCGTCGATTCCCATGGCCAACATTACGTGCGAGACTTTAAGTGATCTGGATATACATGCGGAACCACTTGCTATCTTGACTCCTTCCATATCAAGAAACAGCAACATGGACTCCCCTTCAACGTATCTTACTGTTAGGCTGGCGTTACCTGGTAATCTGTTGGTGGGATGTCCGACCTGACCCACCTCTTCTATTATGGCTGGTATTTCCCTGATCAAACGATCTCGTAGGGGTGTTACATGATTACTTCGATCCTGAATTTTATCAATAGCGATTCCCGCTGCTTTCCCCATTCCTATTATGCCGAGCACATTCTCTGTTCCTGCTCTGTAGCCACCTTCCTGAATTCCCCCGTCAAGTAAGGGAGAGATCTTTGTTCCTTTGCGCACAAAAAGCGCCCCCACCCCATGAGGTCCGTAAAAGGGGTTGGATGCAAGGGATAGCATGTCCACATTGAGGTTCTGGACGTCAACGGGTATTATACCGACAGTGGCGACAGCGTCGGTATGAAACGGCACATTATGTTCTTTCGCAATCTTGCCGATCTCAGCTATAGGTTCAATTGTTCCTATTTCGTTGTTGGCGTGCATGATGGAAATGAGCGCTGTTGAAGGAGTGATCGCTTTCCGGACATCGTCAGGGTCTACTGATCCGTAATTATCCACCGGCAATCTTGTGACCTCGATTCCCATCTTTTCCAAGGCTTTGATGGCGTGCATTATTGAAAAATGCTCTATGGAGGAGGTTATCAGATGGTTACCCTTCGCGCGGTTTGCGAACAAACCTCCTTTTAGGGCCCAATTGTTGGCTTCCGTTCCTCCGGAAGTAAAATATACTTCCTGGGATTTGGCGTTTATTAGCGCTGCAATTTTTTCTCGTGCCTCATCCATCGCATCGGTAACTTCCTCACCCATGCTATGCATGCTTGATGGATTACCGTATTTTTCTTTTAGAAACGGCAACATAGCGTCTACTACTTCCGGGAGTATCGGAGAAGCGGCGACGTGATCCATGTTAATAATTCTCATAACAACCCCCTTGTAAATATCTCATTAAACTCTACCAGCCCTTTAACCTATCTAAATTAGCTAGGTTAAACGTTCATGTCAACAATCATTGTCACTTTGGGTCTACTCAAACTTCTCGTCTTGTCCTACCGGACAAACCACAAAATTTTGGTTATGTTGAAAGCAGTCTTCAAATTACCCTTTAAAGTCCTTTTTCTTCTCTATGTCAATTTGGATGCGGATTTTTCGCGTTGGATGCTCGAAAGTGTTTTATTCGTGAATTTTTGCTGTTCATTGTACAATAATAGTCCTGGAATCCAGGCTTCCTGGAGAACTTTCGAAACACAAGAAGAGTTTTCGTCGGTGTAAAATCATTATGAAATCAACAAGCCTCGAACCTGTCCAGGTATCTTCATTTTGTAACCTTGTAACTGACGCGTCCCACAACGGAATAGTCATCATTGATCGTAACGGTCTGATATTGGTATATAATGAGGCCGCAAGGCGTATCTTTGGAGATGATGATAGGTCCCCGGTCGGACGTCATTTTTCAGAAATTCGGCCCGAGACATGGCCGGACCTGAAAAATATTTTGGAAACGGGCCGTCCTCAACTTGGGAAAAAAATAGTTTTCCCTCAAGCCACCATCATCGCTAACCGTAGTCCCATAACTCTTCACGGAAAGGTTGAAGGAGTCATAAGCGTCTTTCAGGACATTTCCGAATACGAGGCAATGATCTCGGGTCTCCATGGTTACAAGAAACTCCATCGTGAACTCGAAGCGATATTCGAATCCTCATTTGACGGTCTATACATTACTGACGGCAAAGCGAATACAATTCGAGTGAACAATGCTTACGAAAGAATAACCGGCTTAAAAAGAGAAGATCTGATTGGTCGAAAGATGCAGGATCTTGTCGAAGAGGGGGTTTTTGACCATTCCGTGACGCTGGACGTCCTGAAGCAAAGAGGCCAGGTTACGATCATGCAAAAGATCAAGGGTGACAAGCACCTGCTTGTGACTGGAACTCCAATTTTTGATGACGAAAATAAGGTTGCCCTAGTCGTAACCAATGTTCGTGACATAACGCTTTTAAATAATCTCCAATCCCAACTGGAAGAAACCCGCCGCTTGAGTTCCCGCTACTATCAGTCCTTTATGGAACAGGAAAAATTTCAGTACGACCTGCAGGACATAGTGGTTAAGAGCGCCTCTATGTTTCAAACAATACAAAAAGCAATCAAGGTCGCCGCTGTTGATTCGTCGGTGCTACTTTCCGGGGAGTCCGGCGTAGGCAAGAGCATGCTCGCCCGAATTATTCACCTTATCAGCCCGAGAAAGGAAAAGCCTTTTATAAAGATCAACTGCGGAGCCATTCCGGACTCTTTAATAGAAAGTGAGCTTTTCGGGTACACCAAGGGGGCTTTCACCGGCGCGGCCCCTGAGGGCAAGGCGGGGCTTATTGAAGTTGCCCACACTGGGACGGTATTTCTGGACGAGGTCGGTGAATTGACATTGGCGATGCAGGTGAAGCTGCTTGAGGTCATCGAGGAAAAAATGTTCACCCGTCTTGGAGGTACACGGCCGATTTCAGTGGACGTTCGCATTATTGCGGCCACCAATCACGACTTGAAGGAACTTGTTCAGGATGGGCGTTTCCGGGAAGATCTTTACTATAGACTGAATGTAATTCCCATCCATATTCCTCCATTAAGGGACCGTCGCGATGATATTGCGGCTTTGGCCCTGAACAGACTGGAGAAATTCAATCAGTCCTCCAGTCATTACAAACGCTTAGATCCCGCGGCTATGGACCGACTGACGCGCTACGACTACCCGGGAAATGTCCGTGAACTCATAAACATAATGGAACGCATAATGATAATGAGTGACGGTCACCTAATATCCCTTTCCGATATTCCGGAAGAACTCAGAGAATCCGCCTCAACAACTGTAGATCCATTTGAAGAGGGAGTGACCTTGAAGAAAGCGCTGGAAATGATGGAAGGTAGAATAATAGAAGGGGCCCTACGAAAGCACCAGAGTCTTTCCATGACTGCAAGAGCCCTCAATGTGCATCCTACAACGTTGTGGCGCAAGATGGCGAAACTTGGTGTTTCCAAGAATGTTGCAAACCGGAAATGATATTGCAACAATGCAATATAGCGCCATAAGTTATATTTTGAGCCCATAATAAAATCTAACTCAATCCCTACCTGTAGTTTCCTTGCATATTTGCAATATAAATTCCCTCCACTTCTCCGGACATGTCTATGTATTCCGGCTCTGGTCCACACTGCGCTATTGATGGTACATTTATTGCTATCCAGATAGCAAATTCTAGAAAAACCAAGTAACGAGGAGGTGGGTCTATGCTTAAGCGCAAATATTTTTCACTGATACTGCTGCTGTTGTCGGTATTGTTAGTGCTGCCGCTCTCCGTGGACGCACAGGACAAGATTATCAAAATAGGCGCATTGTACCCCATGACCGGTAGAGCCGGCCTATATGGTCTGGATTCGGTCGACGCTGCGGAAATGGCCATTGAAGAAATTAACTCCAAAGGCGGAGTAAATGGGTACAAGATCGAGTTCGTAAACACTGACAGCAAGGCCAAACCCGATTATTCGGTAATGGTCGCCAAACGTTACATCACTCAGGACAAGACGCATTTTCTCTTTGGTGTAGTCAGTTCCGCTGTTGGCTTGGCCGTTACGGAAGTATCCAAGCAATATAAGAAGATATTTATTGGAACGGATCATGCCTCAACCCAGCTCACTACAGATAAATTACAGCCATACTATTTTAGAGTGTCTAACAACACTTTCCAATCCATGGCGGCCGGGGCGCTTTATCTTCAGGAACTGCAGAAAACAAAGCCATGGCAGACCATCGCATACATTGGTCCCGACTATGCGTATGGTCACGATCAGTGGGACGAACTGAAATATAACCTGGACCGTTTTGGCGTAAAGTATAAAGCTGTGGGTGAGTACTGGCCGAAACTTTTCGCTCCAGACTACACAGCCTTTATCACGTCAATTATAAACGATAAACCTGACATTTTGGTGGCAGGTTTTTGGGGCGGAGATACCGTCGCTTTTATCAAGCAGGCCCAGCCTTATGGACTGTTCAAAAAAATGCTTTATTTTCATCCGGACGCGGGCGGAAACTACGAACTTATGGCCGCAATGGGCGCCGACCTACCCCAGGGACTCGTGCTCAGCGCCCGGCATCACAACAATTGGCCCGACACAGAGCTTAACAGGGAATACGTGAAGAAGTTCTTTCAACGGACGGGTCGCTACCCAACCTATGCGGCTGAGGGCGCATATGCTGGAATATATGCTATTGCGGAGGCTGTGAAGAAGGTCGGTAACCCTGATGACACCGAAGCCCTTGTAAAGGCGCTCGAAGGATTGAAAATTAAACTGCCTGAAGATCCGGAAGGTTTTACTTCCTACATTGACCCTGCGACACACCAGGTTGTCCAAGTACAAGCAATTGGCGTCACTATGCCGAATGACAAGTTTCCTCCAGCCAAACTCATGCTGGGAGACTGGAAGGTTTACAAAGCTGAAGATCTCCTTCCTCCGAAGGAATATATCGAGAAACTGAAAAAGAAATAGATTACAGCCAATTGGTTAGCAACGGATGCGGACTGTCCATACGTCCGCATCCATATATGAGAGTTCGTAATGGACCTTTCGTTCATAGTGATGCAATTTCTGAGCGGGTTGATGATGGCTACTCTGTTGTTCCTCGTAGCCAGTGGACTCACCCTAATTTTTGGCGTGGGAAATGTTTTCAACTTCTCCCATGGATCCTTTTATATGATTGGGGCTTATCTGGCCTACCAGGCGGTTTCTGTCTGGCACACCAACTTTTGGGCCTCGGTAATCTTTGCCGCTTTAGGGGCCGGAGTTCTGGGTATGCTGGCTGAGGCGTTGTTCCTCCGTCGCATTTATGGGCGTTCCGATGAAGGGGGCTTTCAGATCCTTCTGACCTATTCATTTATCCTCGTAATTGACGACGTAGTAAAACTGGTGTGGGGAACTGAGTACAAGTCTCTGGCGCGACCTACAGGGTTCACTGGAGCCGTGGATATAGGGGGATTGACCATTCCCGCCTATAACCTTGCAATTATAGGGATCGGGCTCC
This portion of the Desulfomonilaceae bacterium genome encodes:
- a CDS encoding enoyl-CoA hydratase-related protein translates to MDQQTETKKDLVTYHREGVLGFITLNRPEKRNAMNLSLWESLATAIAKAEADLEVRVILVKGQGKSFCAGLDLSPENDLIPMITGNPSAQQKVTFYKVVRRIQDYHTRLERLSQPTIACLHGHCLGAGLELALCCDFRVCSSETIFGLPEATLAIITDVGGLQRLPKVVGQGHAREIAFRGNRFDSQHARDINLVNHVYQDQTIMEAEAMKIAEEIASNPPLAVQGAKDVFLYNQHVPIDQALDFNAARSSMIMPSEDIFEAFAAYMQKRKGTFKGA
- a CDS encoding FAD-dependent oxidoreductase; amino-acid sequence: MITKLFEPIKIGPVELKNRVVMTAMHLNYTPNGLVSDQFINFYSARARGGTGLIIVGGAEINDQAAGIDLMLGIKDDSFVPGLKRFTDKIHEDGAKVAVQLYMAGAYSFCSLKGLPLLAPSEYTSYFTRQKTKAMTIEDIRRVQDDFVKAAKRAEKAGFDAVEVLASAGYLICQFLSPKTNKREDEYGGPLENRMRFGLETISAVRDAVGKHTALIVRVAGNDFVPGSHTNKESRIFAAEAEKAGADCINVTGGWHESRVPQITMDLPQAGFVYLAAGIKETVTVPVVGCNRINDPFVAEEVLKEGVADLVGVARGLIADPEFVNKTRQGKTAEIRRCIACNQRCFDHVFLLQPVGCLVNPRAGKEASTEYGPAAAKKKILVAGAGPAGCEFAVTAAERGHNVILLDKEPEIGGQVRWAAEPTGKHDFHYLFDYYTALLPKYGVDVRLNTEVTPELVLKEKPDIVVVATGAVPFKPPIEAVQAPNVYQAWDALSGNCQTGKDVTIVGGGSVGLETAIYLATKGTISPEQLYFLTLHNAETTETLRELMVKGIKNVTVIEMARKMGQDVGASTRWVLMKELEMRGIRLITQAKMKDIGENFVVYTDADGNDVTIKSDSVVLAMGSRPENSLAKTLEEAGFNVKIIGDAKRCGKIGNALDDGFALACEI
- a CDS encoding metallophosphoesterase; this translates as MEERDLQHLIDRCGKDYVSNRLQIQVEHSANVLGPGLGGFHFENLDWAFDAFGWLVKLFRAWDRGFSNIKAHKIVINRVELPGFPNAFNGFKILHLSDLHLDVFEGMGSHVGRLCSALNCDVALLTGDFRFQTHGNYYPVFKEIKALTRDLSCKYGCYGILGNHDFLEFVPKLEAHGIRMLLNESTVLEKDGVQLHIVGLDDAHFYGTHNYERGFGDVPDDATKILMIHSPETLDDAHKYGADFVLCGHTHGGQLCLPGGVPLWLNTNCQRKYCRGNWIHRGMQGYTSSGTGSSGLPIRFNCPPEIVVHFLVSSKPTS
- a CDS encoding helix-turn-helix domain-containing protein; this encodes MREQTKCQFAFNLKKALWKDTDLYTGSRAIDVHIQHLRAKIEDNPSDPELIVTVQGVGYMLESN
- a CDS encoding FAD-binding oxidoreductase; translated protein: MPNPFFQEMTRLGIHIQSAGFEDYLRDESRFTGHADALIRASNISDVALVMKACNDTGTPVTVVSGKTSLTGAPVPLGGVILDVKKLNWMSRDEPNKVGPGAVLKEYKEFVDSLGLFYPPDPTSESTCTIGGNVACNASGALSYLYGPTRDYVQGLKIVLPTGAILNLDRERVFAKNGMFRIPKDLMDPSPNDDLVVPAPSWKASPWKVLKNSAGFYSADSMDLVDLFIGSEGILGVFAQITTKLLKRRSPFFSLIIYLPDEETAVRFVHVLNLLRVLNSPFPEDSLSECKSQQITHEHWFKELDCSRFRLILPSCMEWFGNSTAELLPEDHKKYLKNSYGAIFVEQEYENEEEMGESASQWVELIDYFNQLLGNGIKKIQTQVAIDVRGSRAFRLLRQSIPEKLNELIHPGFVKIGSDFSVPSESLKQLLDVYDEKLPHCISYVFGHIGNSHLHANILPQTDEDEKTAQRTMDEIAGEVVSMGGSIAGEHGIGKIKSKYLEMALGEEAVRQMKRIKRSLDPRNILNCHTLLSDLNS
- the nifU gene encoding Fe-S cluster assembly scaffold protein NifU, which gives rise to MYNEVVMDHFTNPRNVGEIPNADGVGSVGNPACGDIMEFYIKVNNNVLEDVKFKTFGCGAAIAVSSMVSELAKGKTLDEAMQITNASVIDALEGLPKKKHHCSNLGADALHRAIEDYMAKQKGNQFSKPTDSPEVCSCPVCDVSDPEEAPFCSSACERATSK
- a CDS encoding aminotransferase class V-fold PLP-dependent enzyme, whose protein sequence is MRIINMDHVAASPILPEVVDAMLPFLKEKYGNPSSMHSMGEEVTDAMDEAREKIAALINAKSQEVYFTSGGTEANNWALKGGLFANRAKGNHLITSSIEHFSIMHAIKALEKMGIEVTRLPVDNYGSVDPDDVRKAITPSTALISIMHANNEIGTIEPIAEIGKIAKEHNVPFHTDAVATVGIIPVDVQNLNVDMLSLASNPFYGPHGVGALFVRKGTKISPLLDGGIQEGGYRAGTENVLGIIGMGKAAGIAIDKIQDRSNHVTPLRDRLIREIPAIIEEVGQVGHPTNRLPGNASLTVRYVEGESMLLFLDMEGVKIASGSACISRSLKVSHVMLAMGIDAGTAQGSLLFTLGADNTNEDVDDVVRILPPIVQRLRDMSPLYKKTGRIKAAS
- a CDS encoding sigma 54-interacting transcriptional regulator; amino-acid sequence: MKSTSLEPVQVSSFCNLVTDASHNGIVIIDRNGLILVYNEAARRIFGDDDRSPVGRHFSEIRPETWPDLKNILETGRPQLGKKIVFPQATIIANRSPITLHGKVEGVISVFQDISEYEAMISGLHGYKKLHRELEAIFESSFDGLYITDGKANTIRVNNAYERITGLKREDLIGRKMQDLVEEGVFDHSVTLDVLKQRGQVTIMQKIKGDKHLLVTGTPIFDDENKVALVVTNVRDITLLNNLQSQLEETRRLSSRYYQSFMEQEKFQYDLQDIVVKSASMFQTIQKAIKVAAVDSSVLLSGESGVGKSMLARIIHLISPRKEKPFIKINCGAIPDSLIESELFGYTKGAFTGAAPEGKAGLIEVAHTGTVFLDEVGELTLAMQVKLLEVIEEKMFTRLGGTRPISVDVRIIAATNHDLKELVQDGRFREDLYYRLNVIPIHIPPLRDRRDDIAALALNRLEKFNQSSSHYKRLDPAAMDRLTRYDYPGNVRELINIMERIMIMSDGHLISLSDIPEELRESASTTVDPFEEGVTLKKALEMMEGRIIEGALRKHQSLSMTARALNVHPTTLWRKMAKLGVSKNVANRK